A genomic window from Henningerozyma blattae CBS 6284 chromosome 3, complete genome includes:
- the TBLA0C05610 gene encoding uncharacterized protein (similar to Saccharomyces cerevisiae INP52 (YNL106C) and INP53 (YOR109W); ancestral locus Anc_2.171): MLILLSKQPERKIAIVSESYALVIKCVSSKKSESKPLCSIELTPKKQLANQGYKKLSNYKIEGFIGLVEINGLIFIGTITSKSKVAQPIPKQTVNKILGIEFFCLNDSLWDFVEIDSSGYPAINEDPSAGGSITGGNMPGSDFHETFPRHPCFEIRKLLSNGSFYYSSDFDLTSTLQNRGYSDHTLSSDNFEEEYMWNSFLMQEVVTYRNRLDENDRQILDEEGFLTTIIRGFAETFVTYVRQLKIAVTIISKQSWKRAGTRFNARGVDDDSNVANFVETEFIMFSSQYCYAFTQIRGSIPVFWEQDTSLLNPKVQITRSVEATQPVFDKHFTKLNDKYGTINVVNLLSTKSSEIELSQRYKKHLQQSEKFQLGIDVFLTEFDFHRETSQEGFSGVKKILPLVMDAILNYGYFSYDVKEKKIISEQQGIFRTNCLDCLDRTNLVQQTISLAAFKLFLEDFQLIKPNAYVDDDNFVSQHNTLWADHGDQVSQIYTGTNALKSSFSRKGKMSIAGALSDATKSVSRMYINNFMDKGKQQNIDALLGRLPHQKPVQLYDPVNEYITAQLDTLKDKFISYSSANILVGTLNANGISRNADLSKWLFPIGDKFIPDMVVLGLQEVIELTAGSILNADYSKSSFWQQLVSECLSQYGEKYMLLRVEQMSSLMILFFVKADKAKYIKQVEGSSKKTGFGGMTGNKGAVAIRFDYGGTSFCFVNAHFSAGANNVEERRSDFESIIKSIIFSRSKTVPHHDSIFWLGDLNYRISLANEEVRRELAAQREGYIDRLLKYDQLTQEINAGVVFKGFKEPSLKFRPTYKYDLGTDIYDTSEKARTPSWTDRIVYRGSNLHPLAYSDAHLLISDHRPVYAAYRAQVMNINEAVKLDLQKKLYKDYKEAHPDLPDVQVGNLIDIERRRRESLSPPTGVTLLDLDSPSTIKPHQENSSSDLSSAFSSPSSNSLSNIPLKARKNSPSVVETNNRHRLPPPPPPASRNGAAISSPPQPTSRGASTSILQNADLSKSSSLSSFSSFASVNDSNTVKKTLNDDDDALTMKDVHNAPAPPKARKPLPPGFSDTILQPKNSSDNSRASVSKTTPSPPPSRLKSPPSLTSGVTPSKIEPLKPKNKSVTPPPVKPKPEGFEKEKIDPVTPKQTGRGNLPPPPPPSHSKRAESATSTPERETHENETSTTTPAAPKDKPHKVPPAVPAKKAGIEHLGMDSWKPLTPK; encoded by the coding sequence atgctaattttattatcaaaacaaccagaaagaaaaattgcCATTGTATCAGAATCGTACGCTTTAGTGATCAAATGTGTAAGTTCTAAAAAGTCAGAGTCAAAACCCTTATGCTCTATTGAATTAACACCGAAAAAACAATTAGCTAATCAGGGCTATAAGAAACtatcaaattataaaatcGAGGGATTCATCGGTCTAGTCGAGATAAATGGTTTGATATTTATCGGTACAATTacatcaaaatcaaaagtTGCACAACCAATACCTAAACAAACAGTTAATAAAATTCTAggtattgaatttttctgTTTAAATGATTCATTATGGGATTTTGTAGAGATTGATTCTAGTGGGTATCCTGCAATCAATGAAGATCCTTCTGCAGGTGGAAGTATAACAGGCGGAAATATGCCTGGTTCTGATTTCCATGAAACTTTTCCTAGACATCCatgttttgaaattagaaaattattatcaaacgGTTCATTCTATTATAGTtctgattttgatttgacTTCAACCTTACAAAATCGTGGTTACAGTGATCATACTTTAAGTTCAGATAATTTCGAAGAAGAGTATATGTGGAATTCTTTTCTAATGCAAGAAGTAGTTACTTATAGAAATAGATTAGATGAGAATGATAGACAAAttttagatgaagaagGCTTTTTAACAACAATTATCCGTGGGTTTGCAGAAACTTTTGTAACATATGTTAGACAATTAAAGATAGCTGTaacaattatttcaaaacaaaGTTGGAAGAGAGCAGGCACTAGATTTAATGCCCGTGGtgttgatgatgattcCAATGTGGCTAATTTTGTTGAAACAGAATTTATTATGTTTTCTTCTCAATATTGTTATGCGTTTACACAGATTAGAGGTAGTATCCCTGTGTTTTGGGAACAAGATACTTCATTATTGAACCCTAAGGTTCAAATCACAAGATCGGTCGAAGCTACTCAACCTGTATTCGATAAacattttacaaaattaaatgataaatatgGTACCATTAATGTTGTTAATCTATTATCGACTAAATCTTCAGAGATTGAGTTATCTCAACGATATAAGAAACATTTGCAACaatctgaaaaatttcaattagGCATTGATGTCTTTCTAACCGAATTTGATTTCCATCGTGAGACCTCACAAGAAGGGTTTTCTGgtgttaaaaaaattttgcCATTAGTCATGGACgcaatattaaattatggTTATTTTTCTTACGATGTTAAggagaaaaaaatcatttcaGAACAGCAAGGTATCTTTAGAACAAATTGTTTAGATTGTTTAGACAGAACAAATTTAGTACAACAAACGATCTCATTAGCTGcgtttaaattatttttggaaGATTTCCAACTTATTAAGCCCAATGCATATGTAGATGACGATAATTTTGTTAGCCAACACAATACCTTATGGGCTGACCATGGTGATCAAGTTTCACAAATTTATACTGGTACAAATGCTTTGAAATCTTCATTCTCAAGAAAGGGTAAGATGTCTATTGCAGGTGCATTATCAGACGCCACTAAATCTGTGTCCAGAAtgtatattaataattttatggATAAAGGTAAACAACAGAACATCGATGCACTTTTAGGCAGATTACCACATCAAAAGCCTGTTCAATTGTACGATCCAGTTAATGAATACATTACTGCTCAATTAGATACATTGAAGGATAAGTTTATTTCTTATTCCTCAGCAAATATTTTGGTTGGTACTTTAAATGCAAATGGTATATCGAGGAATGCTGATTTGTCAAAATGGTTATTTCCAATTGGTGATAAATTTATACCTGATATGGTAGTTTTAGGTTTACAGGAGGTAATTGAATTGACCGCTGGCTCTATTTTAAATGCTGATTATTCGAAAAGTTCTTTTTGGCAACAATTAGTTAGTGAATGTTTGAGCCAATACGGTGAGAAATATATGCTTTTGAGAGTTGAACAAATGTCCTCTTTGATGATCTTATTTTTTGTGAAAGCAGACAAGGCAAAATATATCAAGCAAGTGGAAGGTTCCTCAAAAAAAACCGGCTTTGGTGGTATGACTGGTAACAAAGGTGCAGTGGCAATTAGATTTGATTATGGCGGAACATCTTTTTGCTTCGTAAACGCTCATTTTTCTGCAGGTGCAAATAATGTTGAAGAACGCCGTTCTGATTTCGAATCTATTATAAAatctattatattttcaagATCTAAAACAGTTCCACATCATGATTCAATTTTCTGGTTAGGTGATTTAAACTATAGAATCAGTTTAGCTAATGAAGAGGTTAGACGTGAGTTAGCTGCCCAACGTGAGGGATATATCGACAGATTATTGAAGTATGATCAACTAACACAAGAAATAAATGCCGGCGTTGTTTTCAAAGGCTTTAAAGAACCTTCATTGAAGTTCCGCCCTACATATAAGTATGATTTAGGAACAGATATATACGATACTTCTGAAAAAGCTAGAACACCTTCCTGGACAGATAGAATTGTTTACCGAGGTTCTAATTTACACCCATTAGCTTACTCAGATGCACATTTACTAATTAGTGATCATAGACCAGTGTATGCTGCCTATAGAGCTCAAGTTATGAACATTAATGAGGCGGTAAAATTGGATCTTCAGAAAAAGCTTTACAAAGATTACAAAGAAGCTCACCCAGACTTACCAGATGTACAAGTGGGTAATCTCATAGATATCGAAAGACGTAGACGTGAATCCTTGTCCCCTCCTACAGGCGTTACTTTATTAGATCTAGATAGCCCATCAACTATTAAGCCACATCAAGAAAATAGTTCATCAGACCTCTCTTCTGCTTTCTCTTCCCCATCAAGCAACTCTCTCTCTAATATACCTTTAAAAGCAAGAAAAAATAGCCCATCTGTTGTAGAGACGAATAATAGACATAGATTACCACCCCCACCTCCACCAGCTTCTAGAAATGGAGCTGCTATTTCATCTCCACCTCAGCCAACAAGCAGAGGCGCATCTACTTCTATTCTACAGAATGCTGATCTCTCTAAATCCTCATCGCTATCATCATTCTCATCTTTTGCTTCTGTAAACGATTCCAATACAGTGAAGAAGACActaaatgatgatgatgatgccTTGACTATGAAAGATGTTCATAATGCTCCTGCTCCTCCAAAGGCTAGGAAGCCTTTACCACCAGGATTTTCTGATACTATTCTACAACCGAAAAACTCAAGTGATAATAGCAGAGCATCTGTCTCTAAGACCACTCCATCACCTCCACCTTCTAGATTGAAATCTCCACCAAGTCTTACTAGCGGAGTTACTCCTTCTAAAATAGAACCTTtaaaaccaaaaaataaGAGTGTTACTCCTCCACCTGTAAAACCTAAACCAGAAGGTtttgaaaaggaaaaaatcGATCCTGTAACTCCAAAACAAACTGGCAGAGGAAATCTACCACCTCCACCTCCACCATCTCACTCAAAGCGTGCTGAGTCAGCTACATCAACTCCCGAGAGAGAAACCCATGAAAATGAGACATCAACTACTACGCCTGCAGCTCCTAAAGACAAACCTCACAAAGTGCCACCTGCAGTTCCTGCCAAAAAAGCGGGAATTGAACATCTTGGTATGGATTCATGGAAGCCTCTAACTCCGAAATAG
- the VAM3 gene encoding SNAP receptor VAM3 (similar to Saccharomyces cerevisiae VAM3 (YOR106W); ancestral locus Anc_2.175) has translation MSYDIGAHVNLNTTSSEDESHYHSKTNDSFSSSNNHTNEFKVGYNEVTENIETLAHNINNLKRKINIASASTDIGKNINANASIKSELEIDNLFKQSNDIENFVNLNINRLINLANFNNLKNDFKILKNDLKSLNLEWTKIKNLQIKLRKQLENQKPIKKTVVSTTTTTDGNGYVSMNINEETPLIRSDSQRQLLQQTEADPILQQELDYQTIIETERAAEISRIHHNVGEVNAIFKQLGSLVTQQGEQIDTIEGNIGQLRDNAEAANTQLLQAENHQRSRMRCSIWVLIILFFVILFMLLLA, from the coding sequence atgtCGTATGATATTGGAGCTCATGTGAATTTAAATACCACTTCTTCCGAGGATGAAAGTCATTATCACTCTAAAACTAATGATTCATTTTCCTCTTCCAATAACCATACCAATGAGTTCAAAGTGGGCTATAATGAAGTCACCGAGAATATAGAAACTTTGGCtcataatataaataatttgaaaagaaaaatcaatattgCAAGTGCTTCCACAGACATTggtaaaaatatcaatgcTAATGCAAGTATTAAATCTGAACTAGAGATTGATAATCTGTTCAAACAATCCAATGATATCGAAAACTTCGtcaatttaaatatcaatcgtttaataaatttagcaaatttcaacaatttaaaaaatgattttaaaatattgaagaatgatttgaaaagCTTAAATCTTGAGTGgactaaaataaaaaatttacaaataaaattgagaAAGCAATTAGAAAACCAAAAACCTATTAAGAAAACAGTTGTATCCACCACTACAACAACAGATGGCAATGGTTATGTATCGATGAATATAAATGAAGAAACCCCTTTAATAAGGAGCGACTCTCAACGACAATTACTACAGCAAACTGAAGCTGATCCAATATTACAACAAGAATTAGATTATCAAACAATTATAGAAACAGAACGAGCAGCAGAAATATCGAGAATACATCATAATGTAGGGGAAGTTAATGcaatatttaaacaattGGGAAGCCTAGTAACTCAACAAGGTGAGCAAATTGATACCATCGAAGGTAACATTGGACAATTGAGAGATAATGCAGAAGCTGCTAATACACAATTACTACAGGCAGAGAATCATCAACGTTCAAGAATGCGTTGCTCCATTTGGGTATTGATAATTCTgttttttgtaatattattcatgCTACTATTGGCATAA
- the AVT4 gene encoding Avt4p (similar to Saccharomyces cerevisiae AVT4 (YNL101W); ancestral locus Anc_2.177), with protein sequence MVNSRNIPNRNNVRSGYSTGDVTGSPKKGININRATQSNSQNINIRDMPSSNSLKINRGLSGSLKIKPTMGMQISNSKVLIDISSPNFQTPNDADHEEIINSLRTNYMNDFFKINKGVNNGCSKPDDEAVIDDDYRSIDAQSATLNKEMSVEETFDAAIGSVGGDITREIYKLAAGNGRSDSISSHIKFGNNTNNNNNTNSNVSIHSGNDVNSLKHKKSLVLEDIRLSDERSRRKSVAGGLQVPGGFRREYIVNKRRNYDSIRGNSSSNLNSYNNAVERRNEEESETIPFLTRNFMEFLYIYGHFAGESFEDDFIEPEEGSLEQEGNIEDLETGQLLIPIRNEQILNRAKGKTSTKKAFFLLLKSFIGTGILFLPNAFSKGGLIFSNVLIIIFGFYSYYCYMLLIKCKRYSQVSSFGEMGNKLYGPLMQKIILFSIMISQIGFSCAYIIFTSTNLNYFFQQYPLTEKLDFNFFLIFQLILFIPLSFVRNISKLSVPSLVANLMIIIGLMIVIYYCVKQFTVDMGFHMANGVEIFFNRQDWSIFVGTAIFAFEGIGLLIPIEESMAKPEEFGKVLGGVIGCVTSLFILIGSMGYVTYGEDINTVILINLPNDKVTVQSIQLLYSIAIMLSIPLQIFPAIKIIENFIINYGVSGGDYRRSGKYNVYYKWLKNCLRSIIIVIIILISKEFINQLDKFVSIIGSVACIPLVYIYPSLLHLRCGGNKFRNWVMILLGLAVMVFTTMF encoded by the coding sequence ATGGTTAATTCAAGAAATATACctaatagaaataatgtCAGAAGTGGATATAGCACAGGCGATGTCACTGGTAGTCCCAAAAAGGGAATTAACATAAATAGAGCCACACAAAGTAATtcacaaaatataaatatacgTGATATGCCCAGTAGTAACAGTCTCAAGATAAATAGAGGATTAAGCGGAAGTTTGAAAATTAAGCCTACAATGGGAATGCAAATAAGTAATTCCAAAGTACTTATAGATATTTCGTCACCAAACTTTCAAACACCAAATGATGCAGATCATGAAGAAATCATTAATTCATTGAGGACTAATTACATGAACgatttttttaagattaACAAGGGTGTCAATAATGGTTGTTCGAAGCCAGATGATGAAGCTGTAATAGATGATGATTATAGAAGTATCGATGCTCAATCAGCTACTCTTAACAAAGAAATGTCAGTTGAAGAAACTTTTGATGCTGCTATTGGTAGTGTTGGTGGTGATATTACAagagaaatatataaattggCAGCAGGGAATGGTAGAAGTGATAGTATTAGTTCCCATATAAAATTCggtaataatactaataacaataataatactaatagtAATGTTAGTATTCATAGTGGCAATGATGTAAATAGTTTAAAACATAAAAAATCATTGGTTTTAGAAGATATACGACTGTCAGATGAACGGtcaagaagaaaaagtGTTGCAGGTGGCTTGCAAGTTCCTGGTGGTTTTCGTAGAGAGTACATTGTGAATAAGAGAAGAAATTATGATTCTATAAGAGgtaattcatcttcaaatCTGAATTCTTATAATAACGCCGTTGAACGAagaaatgaagaagaatcaGAGACTATTCCCTTTTTGACTCGTAATTTCATggaatttttatatatatatggaCATTTTGCGGGTGAGTCATTCGAAGATGATTTTATTGAGCCTGAAGAAGGATCACTTGAACAAGAAGGGaatattgaagatttagAGACAGGTCAACTATTAATACCAATCCGTAATGAACAAATTCTTAATAGGGCCAAAGGCAAAACCTCAACGAAAAAAgccttttttttattattaaaatcttttattGGTACtggtatattatttttacctAACGCATTTTCCAAAGGtggtttaattttttctaatgttttaatcattatatttggattctattcatattattgttatatgTTATTAATCAAATGTAAACGATATTCGCAAGTTTCATCATTTGGTGAAATGGggaataaattatatggGCCATTAATGCAGaaaatcattttattttctattatgaTTTCACAAATTGGATTTTCATGTGCATATATTATCTTTACAAGtacaaatttgaattattttttccaacAATATCCATTAAcagaaaaattagatttcaatttctttttaatctttcaatTAATCTTATTTATCCCATTATCATTTGTAAGAAATATCAGTAAACTAAGTGTACCTTCTTTGGTAGCTAATTTAATGATCATAATTGGATTAATGATAgtcatttattattgtgTCAAACAATTTACCGTTGATATGGGGTTTCATATGGCAAACGGAgtggaaatattttttaacagGCAAGATTGGAGCATATTTGTCGGTACTGCAATCTTTGCATTTGAAGGGATTGGGTTATTAATTCCTATCGAAGAATCCATGGCAAAACCTGAAGAATTTGGGAAAGTTCTTGGAGGTGTCATCGGGTGTGTCACTagtttgtttattttaatCGGTAGTATGGGTTACGTCACATATGGTGAAGATATCAATACAGTAATATTAATCAATCTACCTAACGATAAGGTGACAGTTCAAAGTATCCAATTGCTATATTCAATAGCAATCATGTTATCAATTCCATTACAAATATTTCCTGccataaaaattattgaaaattttattatcaattatgGTGTTAGTGGTGGGGATTATCGTCGTAGTGGTAAATATAATGTGTATTATAAATGGTTAAAAAATTGTCTGCGAAGTattataattgtaataatcATTTTGATCTCgaaagaatttattaatcaattgGATAAATTTGTATCGATCATTGGAAGTGTTGCATGTATCCCATtggtatatatatatccgTCACTATTACATTTACGTTGTGGTGGTAATAAATTTCGTAACTGGGTTATGATACTTCTTGGTTTGGCAGTAATGGTCTTTACCACCATGTTTTAA
- the TBLA0C05640 gene encoding uncharacterized protein (similar to Saccharomyces cerevisiae MNN11 (YJL183W); ancestral locus Anc_1.156) — MVSKSKLKPAHKKSQRWTHSLKHRLRPFIKGSGKVKLQLAIIFSSFVFIVYLLNLFFGYSSSTNYANYPKSHGIYLNEIASSTPLIYPYIEHTAVLKELGLNGLFIFRQYSDDKQGFAIKADDKPLTSDEIKKTTDQVLLVKRSFLDHGKLVYHRDGPRFVILTIIDFEKYNAETLVKIVQNRVDYAQRHGYGVHIRWLQEFIPLMEFQNPESDREYIKPMAIRATMHAFPNADYIFFMEQESLIMEMGFSLEKHIFDEKLLDVAIQKRLPITPGSHILTHSNTAPQAISLMFPRSQESGVMTNCMLIRNDDFSKSFIEYLDDPLIRDYNWDKFSSSISHAFQWHPIFLSKSAIVMPKLFASVYNPSKDVNKPLDGDIYSYSAGDFVVSFTGCQQRSSCVEDINTFYSMVQRA; from the coding sequence ATGGTATCTAAATCCAAACTGAAACCTGCACATAAGAAGTCTCAACGTTGGACACATAGCCTTAAACATAGACTGAGGCCGTTTATCAAAGGTTCTGGTAAAGTCAAATTACAATTGGCAATCATCTTCTCCTCTTTCGTCTTCATTGTATATCTattaaatcttttctttGGGTATTCATCTTCCACAAACTATGCAAATTACCCAAAATCACATGGCATATACTTGAATGAGATTGCATCCTCAACACCCTTGATTTACCCTTACATAGAACACACAGCAGTCCTGAAGGAATTGGGTCTTAATGGTCTTTTCATCTTCAGGCAGTATTCAGATGATAAACAAGGATTTGCCATTAAGGCAGATGATAAACCGCTTACATCagatgaaataaaaaagacCACTGACCAAGTCCTCTTGGTGAAAAGATCATTCTTAGATCATGGTAAGCTTGTTTACCATAGAGATGGGCCCAGGTTTGTAATTTTAACCATCATTGATTTTGAGAAATATAACGCCGAAACGCTTGTGAAAATAGTTCAAAATAGAGTTGATTATGCTCAAAGACATGGTTATGGGGTACATATCCGTTGGCTACAAGAATTTATTCCTCTTATGGAATTCCAAAATCCAGAATCTGATCGTGAATATATTAAACCAATGGCTATCAGAGCAACAATGCATGCTTTCCCTAACGCAGAttatatcttcttcatGGAACAAGAATCTTTGATCATGGAAATGGGGTTTTCTTTAGAGAAACATATCTTTGATGAAAAACTATTGGACGTAGCAATTCAAAAAAGATTGCCAATCACACCAGGTTCACATATTCTGACCCATTCAAACACAGCACCACAAGCTATAAGTTTAATGTTCCCTAGAAGTCAAGAGAGTGGTGTCATGACAAATTGTATGTTAATAAGAAACGAtgatttttccaaatcctttattgaatatttagatGATCCTTTAATTAGAGATTATAATTGGGATAAATTTAGTTCATCTATATCACATGCATTCCAATGGCACCCTATTTTCTTGAGCAAATCTGCTATCGTAATGCCTAAATTGTTCGCAAGTGTCTATAACCCTTCCAAGGATGTTAATAAGCCATTAGATGGTGACATTTATTCCTACTCTGCAGGAGATTTCGTAGTCTCTTTTACAGGCTGTCAACAGAGATCATCTTGTGTCGAAGACATCAATACTTTCTATTCCATGGTTCAGCGGGCTTGA
- the TBLA0C05650 gene encoding autophagy-related protein 27 (similar to Saccharomyces cerevisiae ATG27 (YJL178C); ancestral locus Anc_1.160), whose product MKNIKLISLLAATLLFTPIYGINCDNDEILKKYNLSKNPAVMSAVIDIETPPTLSHQSIWFNLCDSNKNGDKSQLSKSCNGNDMVCIFEEIETISNSNEKMISKLIDIPYSTDFDVTGYENDGVTVSLSLVKWGKRYLDVQLQYVCDNSLKNDEISQYNWNKDLIDLQIKGPSGCLNVDNGGNDVNTPQETKGTSLFGWFIWLLIYAVLFSLTFVAITSYLKTRESGSFEEFRDEFVTRLSDLVRSLPGFVNEVINKVIGRGSINGSIREGYSAV is encoded by the coding sequence atgaaaaatataaagttaATTAGTTTATTAGCCGCCACTTTGCTATTTACCCCGATCTATGGGATCAATTGTGATAATGATgagattttgaaaaaatacaatttaAGTAAAAACCCTGCAGTAATGAGTGCAGTTATTGATATCGAGACTCCACCAACACTATCACATCAATCTATTTGGTTCAATCTTTGTGATTCTAACAAAAATGGAGATAAGTCCCAATTATCTAAGAGTTGTAATGGAAATGATATGGTTTGTATATTTGAAGAGATTGAAACAATTTCTAAtagtaatgaaaaaatgatatctaaattaattgatatcCCATATTCTACTGATTTCGATGTCACAGGTTATGAAAACGATGGTGTAACTGTTAGTTTAAGTTTAGTAAAATGGGGAAAACGTTATTTAGATGTACAATTACAATATGTATGTGATAATAGTTTGAAAAACGATGAAATATCTCAATATAATTGgaataaagatttaattgatttacaGATTAAAGGTCCTTCAGGGTGTTTGAATGTAGACAACGGAGGTAATGATGTGAATACTCCTCAAGAAACTAAAGGAACATCATTATTTGGCTGGTTTATTTGGCTATTGATCTATGCGGtattatttagtttaacATTTGTGGCAATTACATCTTATTTAAAGACACGAGAATCGGGCTCCTTTGAAGAATTTCGTGATGAATTTGTCACTAGATTATCAGATTTAGTAAGGTCATTACCAGGTTTTGTTAATGAAGTGATTAATAAAGTAATTGGTCGTGGATCAATAAATGGATCCATACGGGAAGGTTATAGTGCTGTATGA